Proteins encoded by one window of Pelecanus crispus isolate bPelCri1 chromosome 8, bPelCri1.pri, whole genome shotgun sequence:
- the CDH5 gene encoding cadherin-5 has translation MNHLILLFSLFLAPAFADKESQKTNQNFSSNNASHKRLKRDWIWNQMHIKEEIDTPLPHHVGKITSSVRNNNAKYILEGEYANTIFKVEETSGDVYAFERLDREKKAEYELTALIIDRRNNQSLEPPSKFIIKVYDINDNVPVFVQKVFNGSVPEMSPVGTSVTKVTAVDADDPTVTGHATVTYQVIKGDEYFTVDDSGVISTTRADLDRENQSTYEIIVKAKDAPGSSGDSSTATVIITLTDINDNFPVFKHPSFHFKVPENISVGGEVGRVKVEDIDEPQHRNTKYSFVRGDYRDTFEIVANPFTNEGIIRPKKPLDFEKVAEYKFDIEATDPTVDLRYFKTGGSRSISTVTIEVTDVDEPPVFTKLPYEFKVRENDPEIRTLGSVWAHDPDAAKRKIRFSRRRASPNGDYIRVSDTGIIQLPKPLDREFSSSYNITVAAQEILEDGHLSDRESHAQVHVIVTDENDNAPELVYPEEPRVCENAAPGKVIIRISATDKDEISPRGFFKFSLATEDSNFSLVENYDNTANITVKYGQFNRELAKIHYLPVIISDNGDPELSSTNTLVISVCKCNEKGNFTFCEERAKQVGVSMQALVAIFICIFTIIVITLLILLRKRHKKDLSGLGRNVAEIHEQLVTYDEEGGGEMDTTSYDVSVLNSVRKNGIKPEAVPSQYAQVQKPPGNITSGAGEMEMMIEVKKDEADNDRDLLPYDTLHIYGYEGAESIAESLSSLESGSSDSDIDYDFLNDWGPRFKMLAELYGSEPNEDFVY, from the exons ATGAACCACCTTATTCTACTTTTCTCATTGTTCTTGGCTCCAGCATTTGCTGACAAAGAAagtcagaaaacaaaccaaaacttttcTTCAAACAATGCCAGTCATAAACGACTGAAGAGAGACTGGATATGGAACCAAATGCATATCAAAGAAGAGATTGATACACCATTACCACACCATGTTGGCAAG ATCACATCAAGTGTAAGGAACAACAACGCTAAGTACATTCTCGAAGGTGAATATGCCAACACCATTTTTAAAGTGGAAGAAACCAGTGGTGATGTGTATGCATTTGAGAGACtagacagagaaaagaaagcagagtaTGAGCTGACAGCTCTCATTATTGACAGAAGAAACAACCAGTCACTGGAACCCCCGTCTAAATTCATTATCAAGGTTTATGATATTAATGACAATGTCCCCGTGTTTGTACAAAAGGTATTCAATGGATCTGTCCCAGAAATGTCACCAGTAG GAACCTCGGTTACCAAAGTGACAGCTGTAGACGCTGATGACCCAACAGTTACAGGTCACGCCACAGTTACCTACCAAGTCATTAAAGGAGACGAATACTTCACAGTTGATGACTCTG gTGTGATTTCTACAACAAGGGCTGATTTAGACAGAGAGAATCAATCAACATATGAAATTATTGTTAAAGCAAAAGATGCTCCAGGGTCTTCTGGTGATTCAAGCACAGCTACAGTCATTATCACATTAACAGACATCAATGACAACTTCCCAGTATTCAAACACC catcaTTTCACTTTAAAGttcctgaaaacatttcagtagGAGGAGAAGTTGGCAGAGTCAAAGTAGAAGACATTGATGAACCACAACATAGAAATACAAAGTACAGTTTTGTCAGAGGAGATTACAGGGACACCTTTGAAATTGTAGCAAATCCATTCACAAATGAAGGAATCATTAGGCCAAAGAAG CCCCTGGACTTCGAAAAAGTAGCAGAATACAAGTTTGACATTGAAGCAACAGATCCCACAGTTGATCTTCGCTATTTTAAAACCGGTGGCTCTAGGAGCATTTCAACAGTCACCATCGAAGTCACTGATGTTGATGAGCCTCCTGTCTTCACTAAACTACCATATGAATTTAAAGTAAGGGAAAATGATCCAGAAATAAGAACACTTGGTTCTGTTTGGGCACACGACCCTGACGCAGCTAAACGGAAAATCAG atTTAGTCGACGAAGAGCTAGCCCTAATGGAGACTACATTAGGGTGTCTGATACTGGAATTATTCAACTTCCCAAGCCACTGGACAGAGAATTCAGTTCCTCATACAACATCACTGTAGCGGCTCAGGAAATCCTTGAAGATG GCCATCTTTCTGACAGAGAATCACATGCCCAAGTTCACGTAATAGTTACTGATGAAAACGATAATGCTCCAGAACTTGTTTATCCTGAAGAACCCAGAGTGTGTGAAAATGCTGCACCAGGAAAG GTAATCATCAGGATTTCAGCGACTGACAAGGATGAAATATCACCTAGAGGTTTCTTCAAATTCTCCCTGGCCACAGAAGATAGCAACTTCTCCTTGGTTGAGAACTACG ATAACACAGCTAATATCACTGTCAAATATGGACAGTTTAATCGTGAACTTGCCAAAATCCACTACCTGCCTGTCATCATCTCAGACAACGGTGATCCTGAGCTCAGCAGCACAAATACACTTGTCATCAGTGTCTGCAAGTGTAATGAAAAAGGCAACTTCACGTTTTGTGAGGAAAGAGCTAAACAAGTTGGAGTTAGTATGCAAGCACTGGTGGCAATTTTTATCTGTATCTTCACAATCATTG TAATCACATTGCTAATTCTTCTAAGAAAGAGACACAAGAAGGACTTGAGCGGTCTTGGGAGGAATGTGGCAGAGATTCACGAGCAGCTTGTCACTTATGATGAAGAAGGTGGTGGTGAAATGGATACCACCAGCTATGATGTATCTGTACTCAACTCTGTCCGCAAGAACGGTATAAAGCCAGAAGCAGTTCCCTCTCAATATGCACAAGTCCAAAAGCCTCCTGGAAATATAACTTCTGGTGCTGGAGAAATGGAAATGATGATTGAGGTTAAGAAGGATGAAGCCGACAATGACAGGGATTTGCTGCCATATGACACACTTCACATTTATGGCTACGAAGGTGCCGAGTCCATTGCAGAATCTCTCAGTTCTTTGGAATCAGGCTCCTCAGACTCAGATATTGATTATGACTTTCTAAATGACTGGGGACCCAGGTTTAAAATGTTAGCGGAGCTGTATGGATCAGAACCAAATGAAGATTTTGTGTATTAA